Part of the Pseudomonas lijiangensis genome is shown below.
TTTTTCCCACGAAGCACACTGTTCAGAAGCGGCGTGTCCTTTGCCTCAAGTGTTTTGCCGCCCGGTTACATCGGACCGATGACGTTCGCATTGACCAATCATCATCACGACCCGTTTGAGATCGAAATTGGCGCCCGCTTCGCCCATGTAATATTTCATACAGTATCAGGTGACGTTGGACTGTACAAAGGACAGTGGCAAGGAGGTCGCATTTCTCAGCCGAAGGACGAGGATCAGATATAAATGAGTGTTTTACAGATCAAGGGACGTACGACTTCTTCGTACTCAGAGTTTACCGCCGCTTCGCAGTCCAGTAATAGCCTGATTTACACCAATGCCCTTGAGCGACATATCGAACCCTTTTCGCTAGAGCTTTCCGTTGGCGATGGCTGGAGCGAAAACTATTCAGAGAATGACAGAAGTCTTTGGGGCATTGAGGACAGTATCACGCTCAAGGGGCATGACTCGATTGTGGTCGAGGCTGGGCAAGAAGTGAACGTGCCGCACAATCGATACGGTATCGTCTTACCAACTGGTAGTTTGTTTCTTTCACGAGGCGTACTTGTCGCGTCAGCCAAGGTTGAGCCAGCGTTTTCGGGAAAGTTGAAGCTAAGAATTTACAATACCACAAACAGAACCATTAAACTGGAGAAGGGTGAGAAATTGGGTTCGGTGATCTTCTTTTCTACCGAATCGACGCAGACTCACACGCCAATCACCAGAAACAGTGAGATTTCAACAAAGCGTATTACGATAATCGCGCGGCTTAGAAAGTGGGTGGGACTTAACAAAGTCGCCTCGATAACCTTGCTGGTGAATATTCTTTGCAGCTCATTGGTTTCTAGCTTGGTTATTTATTTTCTCTTCTCTACGCCGATGCGCGACGTTCAGGACCTCAAGCCTGCAGCGTCCGTGCAGCCCGCGCCACCTCTCACCAGAGAATCCAATAAAAAATGATTGTAATTGATAATAATTTAGAGCATTTGGCAGTTCAGTACTCAATCTGCGACAAATCGTTATTTGATGAATTTTCGCTAAAAATCCAGTTAAGTCATCATTATTACGAGCCAAAGCGTGATCCGGCGCAGGAAATTGTCTATATGGCACATCCAGCTCCGGTCACCTTGTTTTCTGAGCGTAAAGAGATCGCCCAGAATCTTGTGTTGCAGCCGGGCGAGCAGGTGATCACCTGCAGCAATCATCGTTATAAAATACCGCTGGATTATTTTGGTCTGGTGCAGACGAAAGGGACCTTGGCCAGACTATTTGTGCAAGTCACTTGCAACGATGGACAGGTGGAGCCTGGATTCGAAGGTTTTATAACCCTTGAGATCATCAACCTGTCGCCGTGGACGATCAAAATCCCTGCTGGAGCCGATATTGCTCAGATGTATCTGCTCAAATGCAGCAGCACAGCGTCTGCGCCATACCATGGCAGGTATGCTGAAGAAGCCAAGAATGGACCTACTTTGGCGATCTTTGGTAAATAGCGGCCCCTTCTCGTCATAGCCATTCGTTGAGACCTCTAGCCATTCTGCAACCTGCGATGCGGTTCCTGTAGTGTTCCAGGTTTGGCCCGATTAAGTCTGCCGTGCTCTGGCTGCGTAATTGAAGGACTTTACCAGTCATTTGCACTCGACCTGATCAGGCGTTTACATTGGATGTGACCAGCACGTTACGTGTCCTTCAGCGGCAGAATCTGCCGATTCTGTTGAAAAAGTCGCTCATCCAAAACTGCCTAGTCATTGGCCAGTGAGAGCATCATTTTTGCACGTTGCTGCGTGAAATCCGCGTCTGAAAACCTCTGCCAAAAGTAAAGATTTCAATCTTGAACGCGTACTTTTCAGCTAAGGAGACAAAGCTCGAATTTTTCAACAGAATCGGCCAGAAGCGGACCTATCGAGAAACTCAGCGTTGCCAAGTAAATTGATAACGTGTGTCATCGCGCCATACGTCACCGCCGGTCCAATCATATGCACCTCAGCGTACTCACCCTTGATCGAGTTAACTGGGTAGGTTCTTCATCGAGCGGGTGTACCGTCACAGAGCGTAACTACCTGAACTTTCGAATCGATGGGTGTTCCGTCCTGAATATCCTCACGAGCACTGACGGTTCTCACTCGGATTTCATGACCCGCTTTGTCAGTGGTTTTACCCAGCAAAGCCAAACATTCGTCGATAACCTCTTAGGCTGGGATCTACCTGAAGGGGAGGCTGCCCGAGTTGTCATTTACATCTGCCCAGAGTGCGGGGACATTGGATGCGGAGCCTATTCTGTAGAGATTGAAAGGAGTGATACGGGCATTGTGTGGGATTCATTTGCTTATGAAAACGGATATGAACCTCTTCGCCCAATCTGCGATATTGGCCCATTTTTGTTCGATACAGATGAATACAAGGGGATCATCATCGGAGCACCGGCACGGTGCTGAGGGACCTTCCCTGGATATCAACAGGCTACTGAAAAAGCGACAACTGAACGTACAGGAACAGAATGCGGTGGTTGCCTATAAAATAGCGAAGACCGCTTGCACTTGGCGGGAGAGGGATATTCCTGTTTGCCTGGTTGAATATGCCGAAAGCCAAGGTGTTGACTGGACAGATACCATTGTCTTGAAATTGGAAATAGATTTTTCCGGTATGCCCTGCTTGTTCGGACTATTACTCACTCAAACCGAACGCTTCATTGCGTTCGAGCTTGACACCGATATAGCACACCGAAAACTTCAAGCGGTTGACCGCTGGGAGGATATATCTGATCAGCAGGACTACTCGGTCTCGAAAAAAGGCATTGGGAAAGGCTTTGGAGCTATAGCATTGGAGGTCAGGCGACAAATGCTTTCCCTACCGCAAGACTCAGCCTTTAGCCTCACCACTTGAAGTCGTGTCAGGGACTTTGCTCCAAGAGCCTATAAGGTCTACCCTCTGCCAGCAGGGCGCATCGTAACGTCGTTTGTAGCAGATTGAGGCCTGGATTGTGCAAATCTGCAGTCAGCC
Proteins encoded:
- a CDS encoding dCTP deaminase; this translates as MIVIDNNLEHLAVQYSICDKSLFDEFSLKIQLSHHYYEPKRDPAQEIVYMAHPAPVTLFSERKEIAQNLVLQPGEQVITCSNHRYKIPLDYFGLVQTKGTLARLFVQVTCNDGQVEPGFEGFITLEIINLSPWTIKIPAGADIAQMYLLKCSSTASAPYHGRYAEEAKNGPTLAIFGK
- a CDS encoding dCTP deaminase domain-containing protein, coding for MSVLQIKGRTTSSYSEFTAASQSSNSLIYTNALERHIEPFSLELSVGDGWSENYSENDRSLWGIEDSITLKGHDSIVVEAGQEVNVPHNRYGIVLPTGSLFLSRGVLVASAKVEPAFSGKLKLRIYNTTNRTIKLEKGEKLGSVIFFSTESTQTHTPITRNSEISTKRITIIARLRKWVGLNKVASITLLVNILCSSLVSSLVIYFLFSTPMRDVQDLKPAASVQPAPPLTRESNKK